In one Lolium rigidum isolate FL_2022 chromosome 3, APGP_CSIRO_Lrig_0.1, whole genome shotgun sequence genomic region, the following are encoded:
- the LOC124699504 gene encoding uncharacterized protein LOC124699504, with protein sequence MSIIHVPDLKATQCMFKVNLGGTPHSLRETNFESLAAKELRVGSSHRPDPFVHQFFLMQERFRGYLVIVGGKAAGAGTSDSAITLLSRGDGECIKSPWRKLQDRSRGRIEQGSKETYAVRTVMLEVIFGGSNGG encoded by the exons ATGTCAATTATTCATGTGCCCGATCTTAAAGCCACGCAATGCATGTTCAAG GTCAATCTTGGCGGCACCCCTCACAGCCTTAGGGAAACCAATTTCGAGAGCTTGGCTGCAAAGGAATTGAGAGTTGGGTCCTCACATCGACCTGATCCTTTCGTGCATCAATTCT TTTTGATGCAGGAGAGATTTCGTGGTTACCTGGTGATTGTAGGAGGCAAGGCGGCAGGAGCCGGGACAAGTGACAGTGCCATCACCCTCTTGAGTCGGGGTGACGGAGAATGCATCAAGTCGCCATGGAGGAAGCTTCAGGACAGGTCACGTGGAAGGATCGAGCAGGGGTCTAAGGAGACATATGCTGTTAGGACGGTAATGCTGGAAGTAATTTTTGGTGGAAGTAATGGTGGTTGA
- the LOC124696535 gene encoding transcription termination factor MTERF8, chloroplastic-like: protein MFASSFCRRRLLLRIPGEATNLLQLQSIHLAHSYSSTAVSRAPSSDLCPTTVSYLISCGLSPAAAATTATTQRIRIVSPDKADAVRALLRDYGFADADIVRTVRSAPSILVTDPERILRPKLDFFASLRFEPRKLATAPFLLVRSLDKNIVPSIRFLRGVIGGDDQLRRGFSRVPRALMADVDRNMRPAVDALRRCGLDDAAISKLLVIQMGVLLTSPDRICEIFQELKAIGMSISDSRFLYCFRAMCGLKRGAWRQKLALLRSFGLSEDEVIKAFKTQPMLFLYADDNIKRKLRFLLDEVKLGVSDVIAHPVILSYSLENCILPRCAALSVLMKEGKIQRDIKLLQALLGNSTVFSTRYVLRHADDVPDVVKAYEGKIKFQGFTHDT from the coding sequence ATGTTCGCCTCCTCCTTCtgccggcggcggctcctcctccgcaTCCCCGGCGAAGCTACAAACCTCCTCCAGCTCCAGTCCATCCATCTCGCCCACAGCTACTCCTCAACCGCCGTCTCCCGTGCACCCAGCTCCGACCTCTGCCCAACCACCGTCTCCTACCTCATCTCCTGCGgcctctcccccgccgccgccgccaccacggccACCACTCAAAGGATCCGCATCGTTTCCCCCGACAAGGCAGACGCCGTGCGCGCCCTCCTCAGAGACTACGGCTTCGCCGACGCGGACATCGTCCGGACGGTGCGCAGCGCCCCGTCCATCCTCGTCACCGACCCCGAGCGGATCCTCCGCCCCAAGCTCGACTTCTTCGCCTCCCTCCGCTTCGAGCCGCGCAAGCTCGCCACCGCGCCGTTCCTCCTCGTGCGCAGCCTCGACAAGAACATCGTCCCGTCCATCCGGTTCCTCCGCGGCGTCATCGGCGGCGACGACCAGCTCCGCCGCGGCTTCTCCCGCGTGCCCCGGGCCCTCATGGCGGACGTCGACCGGAACATGCGCCCCGCCGTGGACGCCCTCCGCCGCTGCGGCCTCGACGACGCCGCCATCTCCAAGCTCCTCGTCATCCAGATGGGCGTGCTCCTCACGTCGCCGGACCGCATCTGCGAAATCTTCCAGGAACTCAAGGCAATTGGTATGTCCATCTCGGACTCGCGCTTCCTATACTGCTTCCGCGCGATGTGCGGCCTTAAGAGGGGCGCGTGGCGGCAGAAGCTCGCATTGCTCCGGAGCTTCGGGCTGTCGGAGGATGAGGTGATCAAGGCCTTCAAGACGCAGCCCATGCTGTTTCTTTACGCCGATGACAACATCAAAAGGAAGCTCCGGTTTTTGCTGGACGAGGTCAAGCTTGGAGTAAGCGATGTTATCGCCCATCCTGTGATTCTGTCCTATAGCTTGGAGAATTGCATCCTGCCAAGGTGCGCCGCGCTGAGCGTGTTGATGAAGGAGGGCAAGATCCAGAGAGATATCAAGTTGCTCCAGGCATTGCTTGGTAATTCCACGGTTTTCTCGACCAGATATGTACTGAGGCATGCTGATGATGTGCCAGATGTTGTCAAGGCGTATGAGGGTAAGATCAAATTCCAAGGATTCACGCATGACACATGA